The Papaver somniferum cultivar HN1 chromosome 6, ASM357369v1, whole genome shotgun sequence genome segment GTTATAAATATATCAAGATTTCTTGAATATATGAAATCGTGGGATGAACTTTTCTTGCCTACTAAGAATTCAATATCGCAATTTGCAAGTTTTTACAAGAGATACAATCGATTAGGTCTGTGAACCTAAATTTTGGTTTGAATGATTGAAAACCAAAACATTTTAACATTGCAATCTCGATTTTGATCTCTTGGGTTTGAGGGCACGTTGTATGAAGTTTTGGGTATTTTTGTTACTTAATTTAATCAAAGTTACTCATCATGACTTAACAAAAGTATATGTCTGTCAAATGGATTCATGTTTTTTTGTTGAACTTCATAGAGGTTAATGAACTTCAACTTTAGCATTCTATTCCAACCTTGAGAATTAAACCTGCACCATgctttaaaatataaaatatatctAAGAATCGTAAACCTTAAACTCACGGACAATTAAACTCACGAACATCTAAGATAACTAAAgaagattctattagaattatgTTACAGTAATAACGAGGAAAAAAAACGTCATTGCGTAGGGCCAAAAAAAAGTAGGAGAGAAGTAAACGCAAAAAAGACGGATAACTATTGAAAACATTGttggtaccaaaatacaccatcaacttttttttaggcaacctgtatggacaaacttaactacaattccgagagttcaacttaatgaatctgaatcaaggaataatatctagagttatatctctttctctcacaatcacaaagtttacagagactagtTCGTGAACCtaatttacgtgtgagagtacttgggtgattccaaagatcaatttccaagtaatccatcaagtcttatccaacaaacaaggatgggtgTATCTACTtggattgatttacgtacaacctgtgatatttcaattataaagataaacaatataatgcgaaaaagaaataacacagacaccagaaattttgttagcgaagaaatcaaaaatgcataaaaaccacgggacctagtccagattgaacaccaaactgtattaagcctctaaagACACTatcatactaccaattaacttcggactggaatgtagttgagaccgaattaaaccctcacaacaattcagttacagccgcgctccttacgcctcttgaatcccagcaggactctgcgcaaatgattcccttagttgacgtcctttacagcctaagagttgcttcaactcaattgaatactttaaaccaatctgcctcccaaagATAATCCTAtttgtgtgatttcctttttgatcatggatcaaggtgagactggaaatcgataacaatagacaaagtgtagctaacctcaaaatccggacttatgcttcccgaagagcagcctagattattgtcaccttacaagtattaaacttgtggaatcaacaatcaatcaagatcaggatactcgagctatcaagataaaagatagatgTACCTGGCTTCAAGAATCCCTACGAAGTCTTCTTagtctctaaaccctaaaatgggttttaggaagaggatgactctagttgcttgaggttcctcttatatagactttcaaagtataagttgttttaggtttaatctaaaatagctttggaaccaagcaaacaatatccattgttagatgaatctttgaatatattactataacaagatatacactctggttaggatgaaccgtaaccgaaccgtgtacaaagacaatGTTCATggatggttagccgaaactagcaaaCTTAACTATAAGCTAgagcattttcatataacacttaagactttaatcttgagtcactatcatgtgatcaaatatatatatagtatTTTTTAGAGAttgttcaaatgctaattatctcacataaataattttatgtgcatttgAAATTATTCGACAGGGAAAGTACGTGTACTTAAACCTTGTTTGTCAACATATTTGTCATGGTACGTCTACCGagtatgtatacccttaagacaaattaGAGTTCTGGAACATACAGAACTTTTCCGGTATGTGTatcgggtatggataccacaccgaCGCGTACTGGTTTGCGTACCCTTccgggttcacgagttcacatatTTTTtaaggtatgcatactggtatgtgtaccaaaaagttgttgtcgacatatagctactccggtACGTGTACTACGGTTTCAGACCTATAACAATTTTCCAAATTTCTAAGACCGGTATGCttactgtcttgtatccgaagATAATAGTAGTTCCATATTTCTCTCTAGATCAATTCGaacattctcgaataacatcaatgacacatatcattgttacaaactattttcgaatgataatctcgaatcataatttagattacGAACAACAAAttatccttaaccgaaattcatcaagtatgaacaaatgttcattaagcctAGTCGACTAATTACAAGATaaacgaaattcatcaagtatgaacaaattttcattaagcttattcgtatatatttcgaggactaattacaagataaacttgactcgaaattattgatatgcttatgatagtctaattagttacgcgacaacgtctcgtagatagaaagatgaatatgacttgagaaataggtggttcagtcttcacttaccttttgttgaagaagttatccaaaaacttcggttgatcttctccttcaaacggtaaaacgcaatgatgactgccgtgatgtcccttctcaactacaattctatcctaatctgagacttaactaattgtagactagaaatcaagatatagttttgacaaccaaatttgacaacaagcttgagataacaacacttgtgaattcgaccgagcaatgctcaaacAACTATGAAAGATCATGCTCTAACCCGGATAACCCATATTATAAAGGAACAATCTCAATCGTGTATATTTCGTCATCTGACACTCGATATTAGCCTGTCAAGTCTTGTTAAAAGTAGTGTAATTTGATAGTCAATTTTCACATTAGATTCAGTTagtttgagaatattaaaatttaTAGCACATAAAATAAAATTGGCTAGGtcggaaaaaaaaatcatctctaAACCTCAATCTCTTTCTCGTATTTGAAGAACAACACAAAGGCTCTGCTAGGTTTGtatttttcaagccgaacctcaATATGATTTTCTTATGCAACGAACAATACTGTTTCGACTTTGgataagctttttttttttttttttctttttaaatccgAATAATGTTGAGAAAAATTCCTACTCGAACTTCAATCTGTTCTTCGTACATGACAACGTCTCGGGATCCTCTGTGCCCTCAGTTCCAACGAATGATAGTTCGACAAGAGGACATTAACTTGAATACATGACATTCCATATTATACTCAACCTATTTAGCCGGCATAGATATTAATGGAATATTTTTCATAATCATTATCATCTCTTCCTAGTTCCTTCTCAAAACTCAATATTGCAGCAGAGGACTGTGTAACTGTAATGCATTTTTAATGATCATTTAGAATTTTGAAATTGCAATTTCCTTTCATTTATTAGTAGACGGGAATGAGAGTTTTAAGCATAAAATcgttctcttccattcttttccttttaATTATAGATACTCATTGTCATTTGATCATGATTAATCGACATGGTCTGCACCAACTAATTATTGGATCAAAATATAAACTTTTATAAGTTTTTCACAGAATCAATGATCTACATTCCTCAAATTTACATCATAAAAGTATATTAATCATTTAAGATCACCATGGCCAATCTGAAATGGTAGTGAGTGAGTTAGCATTAAGGAATATCTCTGGAGGAATCGATCAAAAAGTCTCTGGAGTATCAATCAAATAAACCTCTGCGAGTGTGTATTTTATTACATTtgtatttataacattcccacaaaaaaaaatgattaaggAAGAATTTAacattctttgtttttctttgtaaatcatctAATTTCAGGCTTCAAATATACCCAAAATCTGATAGCGTGGTACGTAGTTAAAAATATAGACACGTGCCAATTACTTACTGGTGGGCACAGAGGATCCGGACCCAATGACATAGTATTTCCCCTCGAAAATTTATACTTTTTGCCTGTTGAAGGAGTTCCGGTTATCAAAGTATGGATTCCGCATTTAATTGGGCCGACTGCTCATGAAAATAGGCTGACTTCAGATTTGTCAGGTCTGGGCCCAGGGTTCGAATCGTTTGTCCCATCTTTCCATGTCTGTCCATCCGGATTCTCCATGAATGGTAATATGGCCGGGTTTACTCAGGGGGTGTATGCCGCCgtatcaaaaaaaagaagaaagaaaacgtaGTTTTTTGATTTCCTTTCACCACCGTTATGAATCAATCAACGTAAACCACACCTAGTAGCCGCATTAATTAATTAATTCCATTAAAACCCCAAACCTCTCAAGTATCAAccattaattattcctaaagatATTCACACGTCAAATATGAATTTTAGAATCAAATCTTAGAGTggcaaaaaagaagaaagaaacggTGAAAGAGAAGACGAACCTTCGTGTTCAAATTTTGAGAGTGGggtttatttcatatttttgttaaCTTTTTTGCTTGTATGTGCAGtttagcatatatatatatggaaggCGGTCAATATATAATATTGTCTATATATATGCATATGCTAGGGTAAGCAACTGTAGAGTCGTATAATTAGCAGCCATGGAGAGTTTGATGAGAAGATTGGCGATAACAACACTTGTTATTGTTTCGTTGTTGATGAAACCCTGTGAAGCACTTAAACACGATGTCGGGGGGACTAAATATAATGGTTGGGCACCAAATAAGATGAACTATACATCAGATTGGGCTAGCCATGAACAATTCTATGTTGGTGATTGGCTTTGTAAGTAATCTtgatgaaaccctagatttctaatCTTTCCTATATACGCATCTTTTCTTTCATGATACTAAGATTTTTGGAACTTATTTTTATAGATTGGGGATTTGATGAGCCAAGGATAAATAGGCAGCTGTATAGCGTGTTTGAAGTGAACAAGACAGATTATGAATCATGTTCAACAGATCATCCTCTTTACAATATATCGAAAGGAGGAGGACGCGACGTATACCAACTTAATCATTCTAGACCCTATTATTTCATCAGCGGCGGAGGTTTTTGTTGGCAAGGTATGAAGCTCACTGTTGTGGTTCATGAACTACCGCCAGCACCAACAGAAGCACCGTCGTCCGGTGGGTCGACCTATTTGTCTGCAAGTTTGCCTGGCATATTCGCGATTGCTGCAGCAACCGCACTCGGAGCCGTCTTATAAGCCGGGCCAGCTAGGCTATTTTCTAGAGCTTCACATTGTTCGGGTCCAAATTTTTAACTTTTCATACGGTttattctatttatttatttttaagcattaaAATGTTGTTTGTTCCTTAAGTACCATCTACTGCTTTCCAATTCCATATAGCTATCTACTTTTGCACACTTTTATGTAAGAACATCAGAATTTAatgttttttttataataaaaccATTAGTATTCCATTTCAAATAAGAAACGTTTACATGATGGTATTTAAGAAAAAACAAGTGCAACATAAGCATGAAACAAATACAATGATAGATGCAAAACGCTAATAAattgcgaagagaaagagcgatccaCAACAGTAGCACCCAAATCTTGTATGTAGAGATTGAAGAAGGAATGGTAATCGAAATCATAGTTCGACTATtctgattgattttcttcttgaaaGATATACTCATATGAGAGAGGAGTGATTTTCCCAAAAACTCATGCGTAGAGAGAAGCCCAGAAACCCtagatttattattttgttcaagAATAATTTGATCTTGTCTCCATATCGCCGATGTACTTACAAATCTATAGAATGAAACACTATCAAAAGTGCAGATAAAATCGCCCTAATAGCGAAGAAAATAATCGCCCTAATAACGAAGAAAAGAATCGCTCTAATAGCGAagaaatttattaaaaataactAAATAGCTCTTAAAAACAAACaatctttgctcagatctagtcctttTGATGATGAGTTTTCTCTAGGCTTTTGAGAAGGGGTGgaagaagagagagagaatttAATGTATTAAGCAGTTTTCTTGAAAAAAATTTAGATCTCTTTTTTCCGACTAAATTCATATAAAATTTGATGAATATCAATATATTGCCACTAGAAAAAGTTCATTTTCTGACTACAATCATATAAAATTTGATGAATATCAATATTACCTATAGAAAAAGTTCAAATTTTGATCCAATCCCTCTTCTTTCTTTTGAAGTATGTTATATTGATTTAAATTAATAGTGTTTAAATCAATATCAATTACATATAATCTTGAAAAAGAGGGTCTACATATTCCCAAAAGTTATTTTCAAAGAATCTCTGCTGAATTATCTACCGCCTGGTTTCCTAGCGCATCAGCCGTCTGGTTGGCCTCTCTATAAATGTGGTGGACTGCATGATACAAAATGGACTGCAACATGCCTCTGATTTTGTTGATTATATTTCGTAGGTACGATAGTGTCTCGACTGGATTGTGGGGTGAAATGAACGAGGTTTTGTGAGTTAGACTCTAAGCAAACTTTTTTTCATTATCTGTTTGTTGTTTTTCTGACTACCATAAGCATGGCCCATGTTTCTTCTACTAAAATCGTTCCTAGAGGTTGTGTCATTGCTACGATCGTGGTAGTTGGGGAATTTTTGCAGAAAAATCGCACTATAAGTTTGACGTTACAATTAATGGAAAAATTATATTACAAAAAGAATCATCAAACTGGAAAAGACCAAAACATCTAGTATCAACTCTTTAAAATCAAGATCCATGTTACAGCATcgctcggttgaatccacaagTATTGATACGTCAAGCTTGTTGTCGCTGTTAGATGactaaaactatatcttgatttataataTACTAAAGTCGGTCTCGGCCTAAATTACAACATGATAATTGAGTATCAGAAATCACTGaataccctcgaagattgaaaacGAAAGAACAAAGACAtatgcgagaacttcatcaacaaaggtatgtgaagattgactATCATATTTACTCATTATTTCTATCATTCTATCTTTTAAGATCATGTCGTACGGCTCTAATATGTGATGAATCGCAAAGAAGAAGACATCAACTCAAGTATTGGATGTTCATAGGTCTTATCACTTTTGAGGTTGAGAATAatttttattgttcaaaacaCTTTGTATGTGAAATATAATCCtataaaattgatttttttaattcGCGAACtatgattttctttttgatgttccTGAACTCCAATGTGCACAATTCTTTACGAACTGATTTTTTTAGTTTGCAAACTATGCAATTTCAAGGTGTTTCCGGATATTTTTTGAAATTTGCTCTTGTGTTGAACTAATTTTTTCAGTTCGCGAATTATGTACTTTTGGTTATGTTCCTGGACAGTTCAAACATATTGAGTTCGGCAACCACTTTCTTAGTTCGTGAAGTGGTATGTTTTTGGGTGTCATTAAACTCCAACATAGCTTGATGGTTCACGAACCATACTTGGTTATTTGTGAGCTAACTTTTATGTACGGTTCTTTAATCGAAATATATACGGGTGTATATTCTTCTTTATATTGCAaggaaaacttctcacatgcttacatggttTCCATTATTTCGAAGAAGTCtatgttagagaaaatgagtttataaaatagtttggtttttggtcttggtgggattggaacttaggatctattggtcactaaggacactagctcattttcactatttgtgaatgaacctttagtcccacatagggaaaactaaagatgatacctctccataagtattgaaaattttgatattagagtggcccttgggtcattagcacttttgtgcgagggagaggacttaggcaatgggatAGTTGGTGtaatcacacattttcacacacgcgcggtgcttcgcaccgaagcacgcacgccgccgccgtcgtCCGTGCGGCCGGgccgggctcgggtgtgggtgtgggtgtgggtcaagacttatcttttttggcaaaacttcttttgaatttttgaattaatacttaaaagatttcaaacaaaataaatctttgggcgactttatgtctatgcatgaacgttatatcaacattaatttgcatgaacgttttatatcaaacttaaatttgcatgaatgtttttatttcaaatttaaatttgcatgaacgttttatatcaaacataatgacgcatgaatgtttcaaaccattggaaagaatctgaattaattgaattttttttaatgcacgtttatgagacctctctctattctcccctatataaagcgatcactttctctcatttcgttttgtgtccagaagagccactatcctcttcttttcgtcttctccccctgtgtggtcctttatttttcattccgtgcgaAATTGCttttgaggtcgtaagagtgggcaagtactgtagtgctaacagtgcttgcaacgggcagttttatcctggatacgaacttgaccacagggtataggcatcactcattcttgaggcgtaccggtcaaatatcgtgttaaggacag includes the following:
- the LOC113286066 gene encoding lamin-like protein is translated as MRRLAITTLVIVSLLMKPCEALKHDVGGTKYNGWAPNKMNYTSDWASHEQFYVGDWLYWGFDEPRINRQLYSVFEVNKTDYESCSTDHPLYNISKGGGRDVYQLNHSRPYYFISGGGFCWQGMKLTVVVHELPPAPTEAPSSGGSTYLSASLPGIFAIAAATALGAVL